TCGTATTCTACAAGAACAGAACTGTTCGCAAAGTTTACGCTTGCATCAATTACGCCATCTGTGTGTTTTAAAACGGATTCAACGCTTGCTGCGCAAGATGCGCAGGTCATACCTGTAACTGGGAATGATTCTTTTATTCCCTGTTTATGGTTCTTTTCTTTGGTTTCAAATATGTTGATAGTTTCCATAATCGCATTCTTATTTGTACAGTACAAATTTCAGGATTAAAGGACTTTAATGTGTTACGTTATATGCTGAATGATTTGTAGAATTTGCTGAATTCGTTTCATTTATTGCAAAAGCATTGCATCTAAATATAGATAAAGTACTTTAGGAATTTTAAGAACAGTACAAAGCAGATTAACACGATAACAATGATTACAATACTAATCCAAATTATTTTATCTTTTTTTGTGGTATTGTTATTTGATAATTTACTTACCTTCTTATTTCTTTTATTTCTCTGTTTTTGATACATCGTTTTTGATTATTTCCATTTCATCTTCTGCAATCGCACAGCGTTTAAAATAGCCAACAAAGCCACTCCCACATCCGCAAATACAGCTTCCCACATTGTCGCCAGACCGCCAGCACCCAAAACAAGTACCACAGCTTTTACTCCAAAAGCAAGCGCAATATTTTGATATACAATACTTCTGGTTGAACGACCTATTTTAATAGCTTTTGCAATTTTGCTCGGTTGGTCTGTTTGTATTATAACATCTGCGGTCTCAATGGCGACATCGCTACCTAAACCACCCATTGCAATACCTACATCACTTGCTGCCAATACTGGTGCATCGTTTATACCGTCTCCAATAAAGGCTACTCTTCCGTCATTTTCGGACATCAGCTTTTCGACTTCGTTCAATTTATCTTCTGGCAACAATCCGCCTTTTGCGGTATCAATGCCCATTTCTTTTGCGACTTGTTGCGTAATGGAATCCTTATCGCCCGAAAGCATTATGATTTTTGAAATACCAGATTCCCGAATTTGTTTAATGGCTTCGTGTGCATCATCCTTTAACTCATCTGCAATGATTACATAGCCTGCAAATTTGCCTTCAATGGAAACCATCACGATAGATTCTACAATGCTGTCGGTTTCAGATAGAACTTCGATATTGTTTGAAATCATCAATGCTTTATTCCCAACCAATACGGTTTTGCCGTTTACTGTTCCTTTTAAGCCTTTTCCTGCTATTTCAGTTACTTTGGTAGCTTGAAAATCTTCGCCATCGGCTTTATATTCCATAATTGCCTTGGCAATGGGATGAGTGGATTGTTCTTCCATCGCCATTAGGTATTTCATAAATTCAGGTTCTTTCCAACCAATGGCTTTTATTTCTTTGATTTTAAAAACACCTTTAGTTACGGTTCCTGTTTTGTCCATTACCAAAGTATTTATCTTGGTCATTGCATCTAAAAATGAAGCACCTTTAAATAATATTCCATTTTTTGAAGCTGCTCCCAATCCACCGAAATATCCTAATGGAATTGAAATCACTAACGCACAAGGACAAGATATTACCAAGAATATTAATGCTCTGTATAACCAATCTCTAAATATATAATCATCTACAAAAAAGTAAGGTATAAAAGTAACACCAATAGCTAAAAACACTACAATTGGTGTGTAGATACGAGCAAACTGTCTGATGAATAATTCTGTTTTAGATTTACGTGCTGTTGCATTTTGAACCAAGTCTAATATTCTCGCAATAGAACTGTCTTCAAACTTATTGGTTACCTCAACTTCAATAACGCTTTCCAAATTAATACTACCCGCGTAAACCTTTGCTTCTTTTTGAATGGAATCTGGTTTGCTTTCTCCTGTTAACGCAGCTGTATTTAAAGATGCTTTTTCGGATAATAAAATGCCATCCAATGGAATTTTTTCACCTACACGAATTTGAATTTTCTCTCCAATATTGACAACTTCAGGCGAAACACTTTTATAATCTCCCTCACGAAATACATTGGCTTCTTTAGGTCTAACATCTAATAATGCTTTTATATTTCCTTTTGCACGATTTACAGCAGCACTTTGAAATAATTCGCCTACTGCATAAAATAGCATTACTGCAACACCTTCGGGATATTGGCCAATTACAAATGCACCAATGGTAGCGATGGACATTAAAAAGAACTCTGTAAAAAAGTCGCCTTTTTTAATGCTTTCCCATCCTTCTTTGATTACTGGAAGTCCAACAGGTAAATAAGCGGCACCATACCAAATAATTCGTATCCCATCTTTAAAAAAAGGCATATCAAAATAATCCAGTATTATACCAATAATAAGCATTGCAAAACTTATAATGGCGGGAATATAGACCTTGAAGTTATATGATGAAGCACTGTGATTGTGTCCATCATCGTGGTTATGCTCTTTTTCCGAACTTGGTTTTAAATCTCTTAAATTAACTTTCTTTTTTTTCATGATTAAGCTATTGTGTTTTGCTTTTAAAAGCTTTGAT
Above is a window of Bizionia sp. M204 DNA encoding:
- a CDS encoding heavy metal translocating P-type ATPase; this translates as MKKKKVNLRDLKPSSEKEHNHDDGHNHSASSYNFKVYIPAIISFAMLIIGIILDYFDMPFFKDGIRIIWYGAAYLPVGLPVIKEGWESIKKGDFFTEFFLMSIATIGAFVIGQYPEGVAVMLFYAVGELFQSAAVNRAKGNIKALLDVRPKEANVFREGDYKSVSPEVVNIGEKIQIRVGEKIPLDGILLSEKASLNTAALTGESKPDSIQKEAKVYAGSINLESVIEVEVTNKFEDSSIARILDLVQNATARKSKTELFIRQFARIYTPIVVFLAIGVTFIPYFFVDDYIFRDWLYRALIFLVISCPCALVISIPLGYFGGLGAASKNGILFKGASFLDAMTKINTLVMDKTGTVTKGVFKIKEIKAIGWKEPEFMKYLMAMEEQSTHPIAKAIMEYKADGEDFQATKVTEIAGKGLKGTVNGKTVLVGNKALMISNNIEVLSETDSIVESIVMVSIEGKFAGYVIIADELKDDAHEAIKQIRESGISKIIMLSGDKDSITQQVAKEMGIDTAKGGLLPEDKLNEVEKLMSENDGRVAFIGDGINDAPVLAASDVGIAMGGLGSDVAIETADVIIQTDQPSKIAKAIKIGRSTRSIVYQNIALAFGVKAVVLVLGAGGLATMWEAVFADVGVALLAILNAVRLQKMKWK